The Thioalkalivibrio thiocyanodenitrificans ARhD 1 nucleotide sequence ATCACTTCCGCGTCGTACGTCCTGACGGCCTGATTGACCGGGCTGTTGAATATCGCCTGCCGAAAAGCCTTATAGTCAATCGTGCCGAAAACAGGCTGGTGACATTGAAGAAACCGGTGCAGATCCGGCAGGGTGAAGTCCCATCGATCGTCCTCCACGCTGAAGGATCCTTCCCTGTTCAGCTTCTCCAGCAACACGCTGTCTCTCTGCGCCACCTGTTCAAAGAAACGGATCAGTGCCTGTTCAATGCCTTTCATTGAACAATGTCATGCAGGTAATGCCTGATGGATGCCGTCCCAGAACCGGAGCCGGGCCACGAGGGCGCGTTCCGCGACATCCATCGCCTCCGTCTGTTTCGCGGCCGAATCATCACACAGATCCTGCACCACCCGAACCATAAGCGGGCCGTGCTCCTGTTCGTCGAGCTCAATATGGCGTTGAAAGTACCCGTAGAGATGGGGTGCGTGGCGCGGATGTATCGCCAATCCTTCCCGTAATGACCGGAACAGCCGGGGCAGCAGGGCCTCCCGGCCATACGCCAGTACCGCCGCCAGAAGATGGGGCTGCCCGCGCTCAATGATCTTGAACGTAAATCGCATGAACTCTCTTGCCGGCGCCGGAATTCCGGGATCCTCGAGGGCGCCATCAAGGCCCTCGTCGCGCACCCGGTCAACAAACGCCGAAACCGGACAAACATCCGCGCCTACCTCTTTCATTGCCTGAAGGTAGCTCTCGAAATGGCAGGCGTACGGGGCGCCGCCGTCATCCGTCAAGGCGTGATCCGACTCCTCCTCCAGAACCAGTTGATTGATGAAACGGACATGGTGCGCATGTCCGGACGGAACCCACGGAACGCGCGTCGGTGCAATGATCCTCTGCAGTGACTTGATAAGAGACATGAAATCCCATACCGCATAGACATGGTGTTCCATGAACACCTTGAGATTGCTTTCGGTTTGGAGCGCAGCATACAGCGGGTGTTCACTGATCCGCTTGCGCAGGGATGCCTGCCGGGATGACACTATGTCCATGCGAGTGCTTGTGCTGTTCCGGTTGCGCAGTTCCATCCAGACCCCTTCCGAACGCGTCACGACACGAGTTGGAATACCGGCAATCGGACGTCTATTGATCCGTGCCAGCCGTTGTGCGCTCCCGAAGGCGCTTCAGCACGCGGGTGAATACCGCCGGGTCATCCTGCGACCGGGCCAGGACCAGCGCACCCTGGATGCCCGCGACGATGTCCTCCGCGGTCTCCCTTGCCTCTCTTGCGGCAAAACCATTGCGTTTCAGGGCGTCCGCAAGCGCCCGCGTCCATGCGGTGAAGTACTCATTCACCCGGGTTTCGAACCGGTCCCGGGTATCGTCCAGCGCAAAGGCACCGACCAGGCAGATGCGCTTGCCGGAACGGAAGTAACGATCGACCTCCTCGAACATCCTTGCGATGCCTTGCCCCGGATCCCGGCTTTCCCGGAGCACCGCGAAGACGTTCGTCTCGAACC carries:
- a CDS encoding TetR/AcrR family transcriptional regulator translates to MPREIAERRDVIPVLGEVFREHGFAGSSLSEITRRTGLGKGSLYHFFPDGKTEMAEAVLDDVANWFETNVFAVLRESRDPGQGIARMFEEVDRYFRSGKRICLVGAFALDDTRDRFETRVNEYFTAWTRALADALKRNGFAAREARETAEDIVAGIQGALVLARSQDDPAVFTRVLKRLRERTTAGTDQ
- a CDS encoding DUF3050 domain-containing protein produces the protein MELRNRNSTSTRMDIVSSRQASLRKRISEHPLYAALQTESNLKVFMEHHVYAVWDFMSLIKSLQRIIAPTRVPWVPSGHAHHVRFINQLVLEEESDHALTDDGGAPYACHFESYLQAMKEVGADVCPVSAFVDRVRDEGLDGALEDPGIPAPAREFMRFTFKIIERGQPHLLAAVLAYGREALLPRLFRSLREGLAIHPRHAPHLYGYFQRHIELDEQEHGPLMVRVVQDLCDDSAAKQTEAMDVAERALVARLRFWDGIHQALPA